taaaaaatatataaaaatctaaatgacaAGGTGCTAGATTGGCCATCGATCAAAACATTAATGATCAAAGTGGGTATAAGTTAGCTATGGACCTTCCAGAATAGGATGTCTTAAATAACTCGAAAGAGAGCAATATTTGAtcaagtaaatttgataaactactcaattttatgttataatatttttttttttaaccgtgTGTGAGAAAGGTAAAAATACTTAGGAAAAACAGGGTAGACTACAAAATATGGTCTAACAAGCCTTGGGTGGGCAATGGGACTGTGTGGTATACGCTCATGAAAATTGTTGTCAATGGGACGAGAATACTAATTgtgtttatactatataaagtaCCCTTAAGTTTAAATGGCCAAACCCttgttaatattaacttataacaacaataaatttggttttttttagcgACCTAGAGTTGATGctcaaatgtattatgtaataatatttaatatttgaaaaaatgattgCATGGTCACATGAGTATTTGTTATCATACTATcacagtaataatatgttacgaaTACGCTTGGGCACACCACACTACCATcctaacatattatgatatcggTGAAGAAGTTATCaattcaacaaatttaatttcaaccaacatttttatgtgtagatatttaaaattacctatgtcaaataaatattcacataatatcttattatatttttcatattttataaattcagatgaatatcaagttaaaaaatattcatccaTCAAACAATAAACAACGAAATTCAATACTTAATTCAATGGAGAAACTGTGGGTTAAATCAAAACACATGGAAACCAGAAGAAAACCGAAAAAGTTAAGTgttttgatagtaataataaaatagaaaaataatttgaataataataatagagtataTTTCACATATTCAGTGCAAGGTATAACACACTTACGGTCACACcgtttacatacctattataatattttcctaacAGACCGGTCTcagaatatacctatacataatatataaatagtttatatctactgtaatgatatgctgacacaccattataataaactaaaattttacagaataataaacaacggccagactgtcgcttgtagaaatcggtcgcatcaaataaaaccattaacaacgGCAGTTAAGATATCGgcacgcactcataacaatataacgtaggatgtgtgtgactttattttatgctaaCGCCAAAGAaaaatctagttcccaggcccacgatAAATTGGTGACaaagccacccaccactctctggtcagcagcCTCGAgtccgtcccttaaatcagtgcatgagcaccaaccaccagagtaacaacctctcaagtcccaaaaaaccgatttcgtcgagcgacaactggactcctaatgcgagcaataatcagtgcgttctttaattcaatttgtgtatttgaagtattactttgttttatctaaaacctaaaactcctacaatattatctacaaacaactgcgaatcaggtaaggcatataaaataatattttatgttgattgcagttaatacattgTATGtgctttttttccataaaattttattgtatggtatatttgatctaattctcgaataaacgatctcgagagccctacGAACACCTGGTGGAAGGTattagcgtaattttactactctaacttttaccattttaatataactatcgacaggagtcgtatttatattttatctcatTTCTACATTATAACCCTACATCATAGCAGTAATAGTAATTTAcgtaaaataaagatattacaATATTCCGACAATATACCGGCGGCTATATATCaaaagatacaataataattaacgttacCCGACCGCATACGCATTTGACAGGAAAGTTGATGCCGCCACTGGTCCAGCGTCGACCATTGACCGATATTGCGATTTGACTAAATTACGCCGATGTCGTAACACAATAAGAATACGCTTGGGCACACCACACTACCATcctaacatattatgatatcggTGAAGAAGTTATCaattcaacaaatttaatttcaaccaacatttttatgtgtagatatttaaaataacctatttcaaataaatattcacataatatcttattatatttttcataatatataaattcagatgaatatcaagttaaaaaatattcatccaTCAAACAATAAACAacgaaattcaatattttattcaatggaGAAATTGTGGGTTAAATCAAAACACATGGAAACCAGAAGAAAAccgaaaaaatcaaaacaaaaatgatcAACTTAGACCAGTGGTTCCCAACCTGGGGGGCGTATACACATCGATGGGGAGGCGCAAGCAGTCATcacaaagtaaaatttttatctatcaaattttattatatttaaaattttaagagaaaaaatgaaaaattaataaagactGGTTAtcgttatagaatatagattatagaatataggGTCGTTAAAGTCGATAAAGTAATCGATAAAGATTACAAGTGTTTAGCCATAATTAGGTGCCATGCCACATCGTCCGTAAATTAATCAGTACGATAAGAAAAAGCCAGGGTTAAAAACTATTGGATTAGTTTAGACtcgatttagttttattttgcagTTGCTCAGTGCACGTCAGTGTCGTAGTACGTAGTCGTCGCGAGTGCACGTATATCAAAGTAATGGCTCCTCCGAAAATAAGAACGTATATCGATGATTATGTCAAATTTGGTTTTACGTTCATTGAAAAAGATGGTGTCCAAAAGCCTCAGTGTGTTATTTGTCACGTTTTCTTAAGTAACGATGCCCTTCCGACCTAGTCGACTAGAACGACATTTAACCACAGCTCATCCGATGCTAAAAGGAAAACCTAAAGAGTTTTTTgttgctaaaaaaaattcttcaagtaaaatgaaaattgaccATACCGGTGAGTTTCAAcagaataatgaaaaaattgttgaaGCTTCATATCACATCGCCTTCATGGTGGCTCAGCAAAAGAAACCCCATACCTTATGTTATTTGTCACGTTGTATTAAGTAACGATGCCCTCCGACCTAGTCGACTAGAACGACATTTAACCACAGCTCATCCGATGCTAAAAGGAAAACCTAAAGAGTTTTTTGTTGCTAAAAACAATTCTtcaagtaaaatgaaaattgaccATACCGGTGAGTTTCAAcagaataatgaaaaaattgttgaaGCTTCATATCACATCGCCTTCATGGGGGCTCAGCAAAAGAAACCCCATACCTTTGGTGAAACATTAATTAAACCTAGCATACTTAAAGCTGTTGAAATAGTACTTGGCGAAGAAAGCAAAAGGAAAATAGCTCAATTATCTCTTTCAGATAATACAGTGAAACGACGTATAGACGTAAGTCTTAGACGGAAACGAAAAATATCTAATTcgagttatatttaaaatatatttacgctAGGATTATATCGGACCGATAACCTATCGTCCGACGTTAAACTCATTGCCCGAGCGGCACGTCgtcatgaattattatttggacgtaatattacaatatataatttgtgaCACTCAGAATTTGATTTTGTTGTGTTTCATCATCAACTCGATTCTAACCAGACACTTCGACAGGAACACGATCGACCTTACTACATTCAACTCTCATCGTccaggtaaaaatataaataattaaatacctacttaatatttcaataatcgaatcaaaaatatgaatatataagtaaaatatgcgTTTTACGGTTTAGTGGAATTTGTTTCTTCGCCTTATGAAGAGAATACACATATCCAATATGATTATTGCTCACGGTTTTGAAggcaacaaatattattttctacagGCGCCGCCGTTTCGgctaatgataatttttttaaatggacaCTGACCAAAGAAATGAAAGGAACAACGTACATAGCACACAATTCAAAAGCTTACGACACTGTTGTAATAAGatggtaattatttatatcaacaaGTCACTGTTGTTGCCACTGGTCACTTCTAGCCTCTCTGCCTAAGAGtgcaattaatgtttttgtcattatgtaataaaaaatatagttttgtgtttaATATCGAAATACTAAATGTGTTAATGAAGTCTTAACATAACAGATTCGAGTATCCGTCATCGGACCGTCGGACCGATAGCATATCGTCTGACGTTGAACCCATTGCCCGAGCGGCAcgtcatgtattattataaggtcGTAATATTgctatacatattttgtgaCACTCAGAAAGTgtttgttttgtgttttttcATCACCTCGATCCTAACCAGACACTTCGACCGGAAAAGGATCGACCTTGATTCAATCATCGAGTACACGTCACTAcgtattaaacgaaaaaaagaacaaataatatatgtgtttggCAATAGTATCAGATCTCCTTAGAGttgatatactatataccacGACGCTTACTAATCTCTGAAGTTAagtgttttgataataataataataataatagagtataTTTCACATATTCAGTGCAAGGTATAACACACTTACGGTCACACCGTTTACATGCCACTTATAATAGTTTCCTAATAGAACGGTCTcagaatatacctatacatatataaatagtatatacctacatcataacAGTAATAGTAATTTACGTAGAATaaagataatacaatattccgaCGCTATACCGACGGCTATATATCAaaagacacaataataattaacgttacCAGACCGCATTCGCATTTGACCGATATTGCGATTTGACTAAATTACGCCGATTTCGTAACACAATAAGAATACGCTTGGGCACACCACACTACCATcctaacatattatgatatcggTGAAGAAGTTATCaattcaacaaatttaatttcaaccaacatttttatgtgtagatatttaaaattacctatgtcaaataaatattcacataatatcttattatatttttcataatatataaattcagatgaatatcaagttaaaaaatattcatccaTCAAACAATAAACAACGAAATACAATACTTAATTCAATGGAGAAACTGTGGGTTAAATCAAAACACATGGAAACCAGAAGAAAaccgaaaaaaacaaaacaaaaatgatcAACTTAGACGGAAACGTAAAATATCTAATTCGAgttataataaagataatacaatattccgaCGATATACTGACGGCTATATATCaaaagatacaataataattaacgttacCCGACCGCATACGCATTAGACAGGAAAGTTGATGCCACTGCTCGTTTAATTTCaaccaaaatttttatttgtagatatttaaaattacctatatcaaataaataatcacatatcttattatatttttaacaataaatagcGCAAGCGGTTGATTCTTGAACACAATGGCTCAAGGGAGGGTAGGAAGTGCGCACTTGTGCTGTCGTGTACATGAAAACGGATGTGATTTGGACGAGAAtacatgtttaaaaatacaaaaaggcTACAAAATTGGCTAAAGACAGTCTGAAACATAGACCAAATACGACGATTAGGGATGTGGGGCAAACGTCTCCAGTTCACCTTCCTGCATCCGCTACTGGTCTACAACAACCCGGCTACCCATACCAGCATAcataattttcacaaattaGAGTCAAGTctgcaatattaattaaaaattagaaaaaaaagtgaTGAAAACTGAGAAGTGAAAGAAtagaaagaaaatataaaacccGTTGATCTTCATGTCTGTGATTCTATActgtaaaaaacatttcaataaatgtaataCTATATCCTTGTATACTGATAAATGGTTAAGACGATGATACAACCTTAGTACATTTACATTGTAAAgttccattatttttcgttgttagtaatacgttttaataaagtaaaactaAGCTAATAGTCTggtgttatttttattggtgGTTTAGACTACACAGTAACAAAAGATTCACTCCGAAAAATATTTGAGCAATTGGGTTGTAACGAAACAAAAAGAAGCGAGTGCGTCCGCAGTGCGCACAGTATCGAACAAATGTGAGCCGGACGGTATTAAACCACCGATATACACGGACacaattttccaaatttatacaGCATTCTCCCTGGACCTGCGTAAGCTGGACGGTATTAACGACACCGTTATACACGGATACGCCACAGATCTTACGATCCATATCCCTTGTACTGACGTCAGTTCACCAAGGAATCGCAATCGTCCCTCCTAGCAGCCTCGATCTCCTCGACCGCAGAGCCGTTACTAAAAACGATTGCCGCCGGATCAGTGCGAACACACACCACGCAACACCGCCAACCCGCAACTGCATCGTCTTTCGAGTTGCTATCACCATATTGTGCCTTCGACTCCAACTACTCAGTGAAGccacattttaatgaattaccattttgaatttttccttACTCTACCACCGGCTACAACTACATTCAATTCTCATCGTccaggtaaaaatataaataattaaatacctacttaatatttcaataatcaaattaaaaatatgaatatataagtaaaatatacattttacggtTTAGTGGAATTTGTTTCTTCGCCGTATGAAGAGAATACACGTATCAAATATGATTATTGCTCACGGTTTTGAAATACTAAATGTGTTAATGAAGTCTTAACAGAACAGACACATATTTCATTATACAGTATGTTTCAAGAAATATGCCGACAGTTAAGTATGAATTAATTCGTAACGGGACAAAAATTATGATGATCGAAATAAAATACGGGggcttaaatatttaactcatcGATAACCATCATTTTATAGAGTTTAAGCtatatgattttacaaaaacatttggACTTACGgaagcaaaaaaaatattatcttaatattaatctatttaacttcaaacatattatattaatgtttatatttaatacttaatagtaccgttaacatttaaatattgatttcaacCTGGTTAAATTTTCATAGAAAAAtcgtaattattaattgaattgCCAGACATTAGCATTCTATTGATCGGTGCGAATtgactataattattacgataagtaggtacataaaacttTTTGTCACACGTTTATTAGTTTGTGGGACATTTAGAGGTATTTAGCTAAATAGTTCTGTACAAATTATTTGAGAATTCAGTAGTTTATATAACAAAGACACATCATGAAATGTTCTCCTATTTTCAAGCGACTCTATATTTTATCTGCTAGCTAGTTGCTCAAATGAAACGTCAGTTCTATTAGACTCATATGCCAGTACTCACAAAAATCGTTTTTGGACTcgtttaattttactaattagtCCAGCTTGGTAAGGATTCCAAATAACTGAGCCATATTCTAGAATAGAGCGGACTAAAGAACAATATAATGGTATAaagtattttggatttttaaattctaaacagTTTCGTCTTATAAAACCAATTTCTAGAGAGCTTTATTACACATTATGGTTATGtgattattaaatgataatttatttgacaataaaatacctaggtcgataaatatataaataaaaaaagtgaaagaatagaaagaaaatataaaacacttaGATCCTCATATTTGTGATTCTATATAGTAAGAAACATTTTGATAATGTGTATAaacgaatttaataatatgttcttgtATACTGATAAATGGTTAAGACGATGATACAACCTTAGCACATTTACATTGTAAaattccattattttttgttgttagtAATACGCTTAATAAAGTAAAACTAAACCAATAGTCAgtctgttgttatttttattaagaaattatcaaaacttttttctttttttttttttattaaaatataattacaatttatacacattcggtacaataagtaattttgatcaaagattataaatacatagCGAGCCTAAAATATATTGGGGGCCCTTAGTAGTGCCACCtgaataataatcaaaactaaaactttattttacgCTTCttgagtttttataaattttgaaatttattaaaaaatcttcaaaatcaattattttcttaatataacttttatataatgtttgtatgatataatattaaaataaacaaaaaatatatattttttttttaataatggttcagtatgttttaacattttgtcACACTTAACTAATTTGCTAGTAGtatcactttttattttttatttactcattCTATTTTGCGTTATTTAGTAttccattataatttttattccagtTTTTTCATAAACATCATAACTGATGAATTGCAGTAATAGCTTAAGTAACATAAATCTTATTtgattggtaaattatttttaaatagttaataaagataatattaattatatagctaCACTTACACAACCactatttgttaaatattctcTACCACACATTTGATTATAATCTTATTGACTGTTAATGTACTgtgttatatatgttatatataaccCCATTGCTTGtagtcaaataaatatatatataccttttgtttttaaactgtaAACACGTTTTACCACGTGCAAATTAGCTAACAGTTACATCCAAACAATTATGTTGGAGCTTATgggttttaattcaatattctttcaaaaataatacatttatgagcTTACAAATCGTTAGACTATGCCAGGGGCTCATACATATGCGtttatttaagaatatataaaACCATATCTAAGTACACCATGTATcagttgaatattttacttacaatgATTATCATACTCAACAATATTGActaataataggttatatattatcaggtattttcttttttttacttctttaattttaaaacaaatgtatatcaATGTTAATGCAAATGTGGTAGAAAAGAACAAATGGCTATTATACAAGTATTGGTACACaactaatagtttattaattataattattaaaataatattatatttatatacaatttcaaacattttgatttataaatggaTTATGTGAAGTGTAGTTGAAGTAATAAGCTTTAGTTCATAACTCAGAACcaaattatatcatacatttattattttaaattatgttagtgCGTAACGATTCtaccataaaatgtttttatgatgAAATCAACATCAACAagcgtaaaatatatttagttcatattataattattatcactataattaagtaaaatggAAATTTTCAAGACTCAAAAGATACAAATTTgtcataaaatagttaaattatcacACCATATGTTTATAAAGGCGAACAGTCATACAACAAactttttattacattacaacaactaaaaaatatataaaaatctaaatgacaAGGTGCTAGATTGACCATCgatcaaaacattaattatcaAAGTGGGTTATCCTAAAAATACTTAGGAAAAACAGGGTAGACTACAAAATATGGTCTAACAAGCCTTGGGTGGGCAATGGGACTGTGTGGTATACGCTCATGAAAATTGTTGTCAATGGGACGAGAATACTAATTgtgtttatactatataaagtaCCCTTAAGTTTAAATGGCCAAACCCttgttaatattaacttataacaacaataaatttggtttattttagCGCCCTTGAGTTGATTCTCAaatgtattatgaaataatatttaatatttgaaaaaatgattgCATGGTCACATGAGGATTTGTTATCATAGTATCACAGTTATTATATGTTGTGCAGAAGGGTACAAGTCgtttacctattaattttatttttattgtattaaactaatataattacgttattttaatcacaaaacCGTATTGAATAAATCATACAAGATGCTTGATTTCATAAATAGAAATAcgcaacaattaaaaaatttgtattgttcTCTTGTACGTTCTTCCTTGGAATTCGGCTCATTAATTTGTTCACAGAATTTAtcgacatataataataaacttgaaATTGTTGAATACAAATTGTTGAAAAAAGTtgcatatattcataatattcttatatctaGAGCAGGGGTCTCCAACCTACGGCCCACGATCCGAATTTGGCCAACCTCGGTTTTTGTATCGGCCCGCCAAgctaattaatgttttgaaaataatatgtttaatatattattctcatttaattttgattgtttttaatttattgaattaattaaatacaattaatttattttttttcttttgatattattcataacagtttataattgtcaagtaatttattgtaataattattcatctatttttgtttcatttttttatgtttattttatgtattattataaaggacTTAGgtcagttaaattatttataaataaaaaataaatattataataccttacAAATTCTAGAATTATTTACTTAccaaaaaatgtgtacaattataaataaaacaaaaataaaaaataaaataagatttactgaaaaaataataattttaaagttatttgacTCAACTGATAACAACTGAacttaatttttggtttttaaaaacaataaaaatactatatagataAAACACCTTAATTGTATTCAGTGGTTATGCCACGATTATGAAATTGGTTGTGGGTGGGAGGGTTATGTGTAAATTAAATcaagttttacaatttattttcataaatatttcaaaaatatctcaT
This genomic window from Metopolophium dirhodum isolate CAU chromosome 1, ASM1992520v1, whole genome shotgun sequence contains:
- the LOC132953640 gene encoding SCAN domain-containing protein 3-like produces the protein MKKLLKLHITSPSWWLSKRNPIPYVICHVVLSNDALRPSRLERHLTTAHPMLKGKPKEFFVAKNNSSSKMKIDHTGEFQQNNEKIVEASYHIAFMGAQQKKPHTFGETLIKPSILKAVEIVLGEESKRKIAQLSLSDNTVKRRIDCHFIKDHHVLSDEVGGLVQLVIEENYKELLYNNNRKPEKKLIYR